In one Lolium rigidum isolate FL_2022 chromosome 3, APGP_CSIRO_Lrig_0.1, whole genome shotgun sequence genomic region, the following are encoded:
- the LOC124700916 gene encoding germin-like protein 3-7 translates to MARSRPTSRPSPVSLLLAALAVAVLVSACAADPEPVQDFCVAAITKGADDQPTFPGFPCKPESTVVSDDFFFADLSRSGAAAAKDSPFGSAVTPGNVKAFPGLNTLGVSINRVDLAPGGVNPLHSHPRSAELVHVIAGEMLVGFISTAGKFYSKVVGEGESFIIPRGLVHFQYNAGGNSTARALTVFNSQLPGVVLAAPSLFGAEPEIPDAVLAKSFQVDGEIIKLLKSKFQN, encoded by the coding sequence ATGGCGCGTTCCAGACCCACGTCGAGACCGTCGCCGGTGTCGCTCCTGTTAGCCGCGTTGGCGGTCGCCGTGCTCGTGTCGGCGTGCGCAGCGGACCCGGAGCCGGTGCAGGACTTCTGCGTGGCCGCCATCACCAAGGGAGCAGATGATCAGCCGACGTTCCCGGGGTTCCCGTGCAAGCCAGAGTCCACGGTGGTCTCCGACGACTTCTTCTTCGCCGACCTGTcccgctccggcgccgccgctgcgAAGGACAGCCCGTTCGGGTCCGCCGTGACGCCGGGCAACGTGAAGGCCTTCCCGGGGCTCAACACCCTCGGCGTGTCCATCAACCGCGTCGACCTCGCCCCCGGCGGCGTCAACCCGCTGCACAGCCACCCTCGCTCCGCCGAGCTCGTGCACGTCATCGCCGGCGAGATGCTCGTCGGCTTCATCAGCACGGCAGGGAAGTTCTACTCCAAGGTCGTCGGggagggggagagcttcatcATCCCGCGCGGCTTGGTGCACTTCCAGTACAACGCCGGCGGCAACAGCACCGCCAGGGCCCTCACGGTGTTCAACAGCCAGCTGCCCGGCGTGGTCCTCGCCGCGCCGTCGCTGTTCGGGGCCGAGCCAGAGATTCCCGATGCGGTGCTGGCCAAGAGCTTCCAGGTGGACGGCGAGATCATCAAGCTGCTCAAGTCCAAGTTCCAGAATTGA